The following are encoded in a window of Flavobacterium psychrotrophum genomic DNA:
- a CDS encoding alanine dehydrogenase produces MPITPFTRQQLLPQEEKLEVARQKGELFIGLPKETSYQERRICLTPDAVSSLVAHGHRVLMESGAGLTASYSDKEYSDAGAEITHDTKKVFGCPIILKVEPASVAEIEMMNHETLIISALQLKTQKKEYFKALETKKITALAFEFIKDSDGSYPAVKSLSEIAGTASVLIAAELMISQKLGKGLLFGNITGVPPTEVVILGAGTAAEFAAKTAIGLGASVKIFDNSINKLRRLQNNLNHRIFTSTIQEKALLKALMRCDVAIGAMRGKDRSPVVVTETMVERMKRGAVVIDISIDTGGCFETSEVTTHEKPTFVKHNVTHYCVPNIPSRYSKTASLSISNIISPFLLQMADDGGIESAMRCDAGLKNGIYFYHGRLTSRSIAEWFSIDYTDINLLAF; encoded by the coding sequence ATGCCGATAACACCTTTTACAAGACAACAACTATTGCCGCAGGAAGAGAAGCTTGAAGTAGCGCGGCAAAAGGGGGAATTATTTATAGGATTGCCAAAGGAAACATCCTACCAGGAACGCCGCATTTGCCTTACGCCCGATGCCGTGAGTTCGCTTGTGGCGCATGGCCACAGGGTATTGATGGAAAGCGGTGCAGGGCTTACCGCAAGCTATAGCGATAAAGAATATAGCGATGCAGGTGCCGAGATAACCCACGACACAAAAAAAGTTTTTGGCTGCCCCATTATACTTAAGGTAGAACCGGCCAGTGTAGCAGAAATAGAGATGATGAACCATGAAACACTCATCATTAGTGCGCTACAGTTAAAGACACAAAAAAAAGAATACTTTAAGGCTTTAGAAACCAAAAAGATAACAGCACTTGCCTTCGAATTTATAAAAGATTCTGATGGCTCCTACCCTGCCGTTAAATCGCTTAGCGAAATTGCAGGAACGGCATCTGTACTTATTGCTGCCGAGTTAATGATAAGCCAAAAACTGGGTAAAGGCCTGCTGTTTGGTAACATTACAGGCGTACCGCCTACAGAGGTTGTTATACTTGGTGCAGGCACCGCTGCAGAATTTGCTGCAAAGACCGCCATAGGCCTGGGTGCAAGCGTAAAGATTTTTGACAACTCTATCAATAAGTTACGCAGGTTGCAAAACAACCTCAACCATCGCATTTTTACCAGTACCATTCAGGAAAAGGCGCTACTTAAAGCACTTATGCGCTGCGATGTAGCCATTGGCGCCATGCGTGGCAAAGACCGTAGCCCCGTTGTAGTTACAGAAACCATGGTAGAGCGCATGAAGCGCGGTGCCGTAGTTATCGACATTTCTATAGACACGGGCGGTTGCTTTGAAACCAGCGAGGTAACAACCCATGAAAAGCCTACTTTTGTAAAGCATAATGTTACACATTATTGTGTGCCAAATATTCCGTCAAGGTACAGCAAAACAGCATCATTATCAATCAGTAACATTATTAGTCCATTCTTACTACAAATGGCCGATGATGGCGGTATAGAAAGTGCCATGCGCTGTGATGCCGGACTAAAAAATGGTATTTATTTTTACCATGGCCGCTTAACAAGCCGTAGTATTGCAGAATGGTTTTCTATAGATTATACAGATATTAACCTGTTGGCATTTTAG
- the glmM gene encoding phosphoglucosamine mutase, producing the protein MTLIKSISGIRGTIGGKTGDNLTPVDAVKFASAYGTFLKNNSDKEKLTVVIGRDARISGPMIHNLVVNTLVGLGIDVIDLGLSTTPTVEIAVPLEKADGGIILTASHNPKQWNALKLLNEKGEFLNGADGAKILEIAEEEAFSFVDVDSLGEVTQNDAYMDIHIDEVLDLPLVNADLVKEKKFKVVVDGVNSSGGIIIPKLLEQMGVEVVRLYCTPNGQFPHNPEPLKEHLGDICKLVVEEEADFGIVVDPDVDRLAFISNDGEMFGEEYTLVACADYVLSKTPGNTVSNMSSSRALRDITQKHGGTYEASAVGEVNVVELMKKNNAIIGGEGNGGIIYPESHYGRDSLVGVALFLTYLAENNITDVAALRASYPQYFMSKNKIELTPQIDVDAILEAMTAKYAHEDISTVDGVKIDFAEEWVHLRKSNTEPIIRIYTEAQTQEKADVLALRIIDEIKAVAGI; encoded by the coding sequence ATGACGTTAATTAAATCGATATCAGGTATTCGTGGTACCATAGGTGGAAAAACCGGAGATAACCTGACACCAGTTGATGCTGTAAAATTTGCTTCGGCATATGGCACCTTCCTTAAAAATAATTCAGATAAAGAAAAATTAACTGTGGTTATAGGTCGTGATGCGCGTATTAGCGGCCCTATGATTCACAACCTTGTAGTAAATACGCTTGTAGGTTTAGGTATAGATGTTATAGATCTTGGCCTTAGCACTACACCTACGGTAGAAATTGCTGTGCCCCTTGAAAAAGCCGATGGTGGTATCATACTTACTGCAAGCCATAACCCTAAGCAGTGGAATGCCCTTAAGTTACTTAATGAAAAAGGCGAGTTCCTGAACGGTGCAGATGGTGCTAAAATACTTGAAATAGCCGAAGAGGAAGCGTTCTCTTTTGTTGACGTAGACAGCCTGGGCGAAGTAACCCAAAATGATGCCTATATGGATATCCATATTGATGAGGTACTGGATTTACCACTCGTAAATGCTGATCTTGTTAAGGAAAAGAAATTTAAGGTTGTGGTAGATGGTGTTAACTCTTCTGGTGGTATTATTATTCCTAAGCTACTTGAACAAATGGGAGTGGAAGTAGTGCGCCTGTACTGCACGCCAAACGGTCAATTCCCCCACAACCCAGAGCCGCTTAAAGAACACCTGGGCGACATCTGTAAACTGGTTGTAGAAGAGGAAGCGGACTTTGGTATCGTAGTAGACCCGGACGTTGACCGCCTTGCTTTTATAAGCAATGATGGCGAAATGTTTGGCGAAGAATATACCCTTGTTGCCTGTGCAGATTATGTACTGAGTAAAACACCGGGCAACACGGTAAGCAATATGTCATCAAGCCGTGCACTTCGCGATATTACCCAAAAACACGGCGGCACTTATGAGGCCAGCGCTGTGGGAGAGGTAAATGTAGTTGAACTTATGAAGAAGAACAATGCCATTATAGGTGGCGAAGGCAATGGTGGTATTATTTACCCTGAATCGCACTACGGGCGTGACTCTCTTGTAGGTGTGGCGTTGTTCCTTACTTACCTGGCTGAAAATAATATTACTGATGTAGCTGCGTTAAGGGCATCGTATCCACAGTATTTTATGAGTAAAAATAAAATTGAGCTTACACCACAAATTGATGTTGATGCCATATTGGAAGCCATGACGGCTAAGTATGCACACGAAGATATATCAACTGTAGATGGTGTAAAAATAGACTTTGCTGAAGAATGGGTACACCTGCGCAAAAGCAATACCGAGCCTATTATACGTATTTATACCGAGGCACAGACTCAGGAAAAAGCAGATGTGCTTGCCTTAAGAATCATTGATGAGATAAAGGCTGTAGCGGGAATTTAA
- a CDS encoding DUF6705 family protein yields the protein MKCLTIICILLSYSLYSQAVVPIYKNSRDADDVYYKDTFNDFDKFTGTWKYTNGNTSLTIVLQKKLMQEKTLPGSFYYEDIVIGGYKYVENGVEKVNTLHLLMLNMPSNYDYPIVGSNIIGPGSIYCQGCGVSDRKLLLQFSEPNREVPGYEPEMIFQRADSGSVQKLKLKFRTISGRYDEEGVTPQYTSYSIPFGEYLLVKQP from the coding sequence ATGAAGTGTCTTACAATTATATGTATATTACTAAGCTACAGCCTGTATTCGCAGGCTGTAGTACCTATCTACAAAAACAGTAGAGATGCTGATGACGTGTATTATAAAGACACATTTAATGACTTTGATAAATTTACAGGTACCTGGAAATATACAAATGGAAATACATCACTTACAATTGTACTACAGAAAAAGTTGATGCAGGAGAAAACATTACCAGGTAGTTTTTACTATGAAGATATAGTAATAGGCGGATACAAATATGTAGAAAATGGTGTTGAAAAAGTTAATACATTACATCTGTTGATGCTAAATATGCCATCTAATTATGATTATCCGATTGTAGGAAGTAATATCATAGGTCCGGGTTCTATCTACTGTCAGGGTTGTGGCGTATCAGACAGAAAGTTACTTTTGCAATTTTCTGAACCCAATAGAGAAGTTCCCGGCTATGAACCGGAGATGATTTTTCAAAGGGCAGATAGCGGTAGTGTACAGAAACTTAAACTCAAGTTTAGAACCATAAGCGGCAGGTATGATGAAGAGGGTGTTACGCCTCAGTACACCAGCTACAGCATACCGTTTGGGGAGTACCTGCTTGTAAAACAGCCTTAA
- a CDS encoding DUF6705 family protein — MKCLIIICILLSYNLYSQAVVPIYKNSRSAQDVYYKDTFNDFDKFTGTWKYTNGTTSLTITLQKKIKQEHTLNKFYYEDILIGGYKYVENGVEKVNTLHLVMFNMSSKYDYPIVGNSIIGPGSLYCKGCGVSDRKIRLHFSEPNREVPGLDPEMFFQRADSGSVQKLKLKFRTTSGGYEEEGVTPQYTSYSIPFGEYLLVKQP; from the coding sequence ATGAAGTGTCTTATAATTATATGTATATTACTAAGCTACAACCTGTATTCGCAGGCTGTGGTGCCTATATACAAAAATAGCAGAAGTGCTCAAGACGTGTATTACAAAGATACATTTAATGACTTTGATAAATTTACAGGTACCTGGAAATATACTAACGGAACTACTTCGTTAACAATTACACTGCAAAAGAAAATAAAGCAGGAACATACTTTAAATAAATTTTACTATGAGGATATATTAATAGGCGGATACAAATATGTAGAAAATGGTGTTGAAAAGGTTAATACATTACATCTGGTGATGTTCAATATGTCATCTAAATATGATTATCCGATTGTAGGAAATAGTATCATAGGTCCTGGGTCCTTATACTGTAAGGGGTGTGGCGTATCAGACAGAAAGATACGTTTGCATTTTTCTGAACCCAATAGAGAGGTTCCTGGGCTTGATCCCGAAATGTTTTTCCAAAGAGCAGATAGCGGTAGTGTACAAAAACTTAAACTCAAGTTTAGAACCACAAGCGGCGGGTACGAAGAAGAGGGAGTTACGCCTCAGTACACCAGCTACAGCATACCGTTTGGGGAGTACCTGCTTGTAAAACAGCCTTAA
- a CDS encoding endonuclease V: MAQTTVPYIPGYLGFREVPALLQAWQQLSQKPDVIVLDRQGITHPRQMGIASHFGLLADWPAIGCAKSMLYGNFPDLGDSKFSTSPIKDRTNNLLGYALRTKNKVEPVYISPGHKVSIPDSLEIITNCVQGYRIPEPTRQAHNHVNLLRTGKLKPGFYKADTQGSLF; the protein is encoded by the coding sequence GTGGCGCAAACAACAGTACCTTACATACCCGGTTACTTAGGGTTCAGGGAAGTCCCTGCCCTGTTACAGGCCTGGCAACAGTTATCACAAAAACCCGATGTCATCGTTCTTGACAGGCAGGGCATTACACATCCGCGCCAAATGGGCATTGCCTCTCACTTTGGGTTATTGGCTGACTGGCCTGCTATTGGCTGCGCAAAGAGTATGCTCTATGGCAATTTTCCAGATTTGGGAGACAGCAAATTTAGTACGAGCCCTATTAAAGATCGTACCAATAACCTGTTAGGCTACGCATTGCGTACAAAGAACAAGGTAGAGCCGGTATATATTTCTCCCGGCCATAAAGTATCTATACCCGACAGTCTTGAAATTATTACCAATTGCGTGCAGGGTTACCGCATACCCGAACCTACACGGCAAGCGCACAATCATGTAAACCTGTTGCGAACAGGAAAATTAAAACCGGGTTTTTATAAGGCAGATACGCAAGGAAGTTTGTTTTAA
- a CDS encoding DUF6705 family protein, protein MKCLTIICILLSYSLYSQAVVPIYKNSRSAQDVYYKDTFNDFDKFTGTWKYTNGTTSLTITLQKKIKQEHTLNKFYYEDIVIGGYKYVENGVEKVNTLHLLMLNMPSNYDYPIVGTIIAGPGSIYCQGCGVSDRKLLLQFSEPNREVPGYEPEMIFQRADSGSVQKLKLKFRTISGRYDEEGVTPQYTSYSIPFGEYLLVKQP, encoded by the coding sequence ATGAAGTGTCTTACAATTATATGTATATTACTAAGCTACAGCCTGTATTCGCAGGCTGTAGTACCTATATACAAAAATAGCAGAAGTGCTCAAGACGTGTATTATAAAGATACATTTAATGACTTTGATAAATTTACAGGTACCTGGAAATATACTAACGGTACTACTTCGTTAACAATTACACTGCAAAAGAAAATAAAGCAGGAACATACTTTAAATAAATTTTACTATGAGGATATAGTAATAGGCGGATACAAATATGTAGAAAATGGTGTTGAAAAAGTTAATACATTACATCTGTTGATGCTAAATATGCCATCTAATTATGATTATCCGATTGTAGGAACTATTATCGCAGGTCCGGGTTCTATCTACTGTCAGGGTTGTGGCGTATCAGACAGAAAGTTACTTTTGCAATTTTCTGAACCCAATAGAGAAGTTCCCGGCTATGAACCGGAGATGATTTTTCAAAGGGCAGATAGCGGTAGTGTACAGAAACTTAAACTCAAGTTTAGAACCATAAGCGGCAGGTATGATGAAGAGGGTGTTACGCCTCAGTACACCAGCTACAGCATACCGTTTGGGGAGTACCTGCTTGTAAAACAGCCTTAA
- a CDS encoding HD domain-containing protein, translated as MSQINKLKILNDPIYGFISITNPLIYDLIQHPYFQRLRRISQMGMSYLVYPGAHHTRFHHALGCMHIMQRTIAVLRFKGVEISEDEENALSIAILLHDIGHGPFSHAMEHSIVEGISHEDISLLFMDSLNETFEGKLSLAIQIFRGQYHRKFMLQLISSQLDMDRMDYLKRDSFYSGVAEGNINSERLIQMFNVEGDQLVIEEKGIYSVEKFIVARRLMYWQAYLHKTSVAAELILTKILKRAKELTHEGATLEASKPLQFFLHHKIEGEDFTGDVLTKFSLLDDFDIISAIKAWQFADDYVLSELSKMIINRDLPKIKLRAEKATREEVAALRDKAIVKLGITEKEAKYFVFEGKIKNQAYNKEGEPIHIMLKDRSLIDVVQASDQLNLKALSKPVTKYYVCFPKVLLEEASI; from the coding sequence GTGAGCCAGATCAATAAGCTAAAAATATTGAACGACCCTATTTACGGGTTTATTTCTATAACAAATCCTCTTATATACGACCTTATACAGCATCCTTATTTTCAGCGGCTTCGCCGTATATCGCAAATGGGAATGTCATATTTGGTATATCCAGGGGCGCACCACACAAGGTTTCACCATGCACTGGGCTGTATGCACATTATGCAGCGCACAATAGCGGTATTGCGATTTAAAGGTGTAGAAATAAGCGAGGACGAAGAAAATGCGCTTAGCATTGCCATATTACTGCACGACATTGGCCACGGGCCGTTTAGCCACGCCATGGAGCATAGTATAGTAGAAGGTATTAGTCACGAAGACATTTCGCTATTGTTTATGGACAGCCTTAACGAAACCTTTGAAGGCAAACTAAGCCTGGCAATACAAATTTTCAGGGGGCAGTACCACCGCAAGTTTATGCTGCAACTTATTTCCAGCCAACTGGATATGGACCGTATGGACTACCTGAAGCGCGATAGTTTTTACAGCGGTGTAGCAGAGGGTAATATTAATAGTGAGCGTCTTATTCAGATGTTTAACGTTGAGGGCGACCAGCTTGTAATAGAAGAAAAAGGGATTTACAGTGTAGAGAAGTTTATTGTAGCACGCCGCCTTATGTACTGGCAGGCTTATTTGCATAAAACCAGTGTCGCTGCAGAGCTGATACTTACAAAAATACTAAAACGTGCCAAAGAGCTTACCCATGAGGGAGCTACGCTGGAAGCCAGCAAGCCGTTGCAGTTTTTTTTACATCATAAAATAGAAGGCGAAGATTTTACCGGAGATGTACTGACTAAATTTTCCCTGCTTGACGATTTTGATATTATCAGCGCTATTAAGGCGTGGCAGTTTGCAGATGATTATGTGCTGAGCGAACTGAGTAAGATGATCATTAACCGCGATTTGCCAAAGATAAAACTGCGTGCTGAAAAGGCAACGCGCGAAGAGGTAGCTGCACTGCGCGATAAAGCGATAGTAAAGCTTGGAATTACCGAAAAAGAAGCAAAGTATTTTGTTTTTGAGGGTAAAATTAAAAACCAGGCCTATAATAAGGAGGGTGAGCCCATTCATATTATGCTTAAAGACCGCAGCCTTATTGATGTTGTTCAGGCATCTGACCAATTGAATCTTAAAGCATTATCTAAGCCGGTAACTAAGTATTATGTGTGTTTTCCAAAAGTGCTTTTGGAAGAAGCGTCGATTTAA
- a CDS encoding trypsin-like serine peptidase, whose amino-acid sequence MKIITRFDGSRPSFLIKYGIPDIAGAIHPEWNSYLSPCTPALERAIGCTGCIMYSGELAGTGFLIANNLIVTNRHVLQNIGAFRNGSWTLYKNVSIDFGFEYEGRQNYLTRKATKVVFTGLAAIDGSNVDHTKADIALVEIDGITDTTLQQPIAFRLTQALTPGTKIFTIGYPQISTDGETPEAATIFNGKYSVKRIAPGEIITGSQPGYPGRICHDASTLSGNSGSLVVACGDEDVAAAIHYGGTTDPISENWGHSLNYFCSEGINPYLKDYFDAYGVEYL is encoded by the coding sequence TTGAAAATAATTACGCGATTTGATGGCAGCAGGCCGTCATTCCTCATAAAATATGGTATTCCTGATATCGCCGGAGCTATACATCCGGAATGGAATAGCTATCTAAGCCCCTGTACACCTGCTCTGGAACGCGCCATAGGTTGTACAGGTTGTATTATGTATTCTGGCGAGTTGGCAGGAACAGGATTTTTAATTGCCAATAACCTTATTGTTACCAACAGGCATGTACTACAAAATATTGGGGCTTTTCGCAATGGAAGCTGGACACTTTACAAAAATGTATCAATAGATTTTGGTTTTGAGTATGAAGGCCGCCAAAATTACCTGACCCGTAAGGCAACTAAAGTAGTTTTTACAGGATTGGCTGCTATAGACGGTAGTAACGTAGACCACACAAAGGCAGATATTGCTCTGGTAGAAATTGATGGTATAACGGATACTACCCTGCAACAACCTATTGCATTTAGGCTAACACAGGCTCTTACTCCCGGCACCAAAATATTTACTATTGGCTATCCGCAAATTTCAACCGATGGCGAAACGCCTGAAGCAGCAACCATTTTTAACGGAAAATATAGTGTAAAGCGCATTGCTCCCGGAGAGATAATTACGGGATCTCAACCGGGTTACCCAGGAAGGATATGCCATGATGCCAGTACACTTTCCGGCAATTCTGGTTCGCTGGTTGTGGCCTGCGGAGATGAAGATGTGGCTGCAGCCATACACTATGGAGGCACTACAGACCCTATTAGCGAAAATTGGGGACATAGCTTAAACTATTTTTGCAGTGAGGGTATAAATCCGTATCTCAAGGATTATTTTGATGCGTATGGAGTGGAATATCTTTAA
- a CDS encoding bifunctional response regulator/alkaline phosphatase family protein, whose translation MNEINILWVDDEIDMLKPHILFLEKKNYKVTTANNGQDALVLFDEQNFDIVFLDENMPGLSGLEVLAEIKEKKSSVPVIMITKSEEEMIMEEAIGSKIADYLIKPVNPNQILLSLKKNLDNSRLVSSKTTLDYQKEFRKISMDMGMVRTYEDWVDMYKRLIFWEMELENIEDQSMVEILESQKTEANFQFGKYIEKNYEDWFEPKADKPVLSHNLFRELVVPEIKKKQPILFVVIDNLRWDQWKAFESVINNHYKLEKEAAYFSILPTATQYARNAIFSGMTPLEMEKKFPQYWKNDVDEGGKNLFEGEFLTEQLRRLGMSGLKQEYYKITNYKDGKKLAENFKGLKNNDLTTIVYNFVDMLSHAKTEMDVVKELASNDKAYRSLTLSWFRNSPLLEMIQQAQQMDFRLIITTDHGTINVKNPSKVIGDRNTSLNLRYKTGRSLTYEDKDVYHVKDPKAIQLPTINMSSSYIFAKNDLFLAYVNNYNHYVSYYRNTYQHGGISLEEMIIPFLVFNPK comes from the coding sequence ATGAATGAGATTAATATATTATGGGTTGACGACGAGATCGATATGCTTAAACCCCATATACTTTTCCTTGAAAAAAAGAATTACAAAGTTACCACAGCAAACAATGGGCAGGATGCACTGGTGTTGTTTGATGAACAAAACTTTGACATTGTTTTTCTGGATGAGAATATGCCGGGACTTAGTGGCCTTGAGGTGCTTGCAGAGATTAAGGAAAAAAAATCGTCGGTACCTGTTATCATGATTACCAAAAGTGAGGAAGAAATGATAATGGAGGAAGCCATTGGTTCTAAAATAGCCGACTACCTTATCAAGCCTGTAAACCCTAACCAGATTTTACTTTCTTTGAAAAAAAACCTGGATAATTCGCGCCTGGTATCTTCTAAAACCACACTCGATTATCAAAAGGAGTTCCGAAAAATATCTATGGATATGGGTATGGTGCGTACTTATGAAGATTGGGTAGACATGTACAAAAGGCTTATATTTTGGGAGATGGAACTTGAAAATATTGAAGACCAGAGTATGGTAGAAATATTAGAGAGCCAAAAAACAGAAGCTAACTTTCAGTTTGGAAAATATATAGAGAAAAACTATGAAGACTGGTTTGAACCAAAAGCAGACAAGCCGGTATTGAGTCACAATTTGTTTCGTGAACTTGTGGTACCAGAAATTAAAAAGAAGCAGCCCATACTTTTTGTAGTTATTGATAACCTGCGCTGGGACCAGTGGAAAGCCTTTGAAAGCGTAATAAACAACCACTATAAGCTTGAAAAAGAAGCTGCTTATTTCTCTATACTTCCTACGGCTACACAATATGCCCGTAATGCGATTTTTAGCGGTATGACACCACTGGAAATGGAAAAGAAATTTCCGCAATACTGGAAAAATGATGTAGATGAAGGTGGAAAAAACCTTTTTGAAGGCGAGTTCCTTACAGAGCAGCTACGCCGCCTGGGCATGAGTGGCCTTAAGCAGGAATATTATAAAATTACCAATTATAAAGATGGTAAAAAACTGGCAGAAAACTTTAAGGGGCTTAAAAACAACGACCTTACTACCATTGTGTACAATTTTGTAGACATGCTAAGCCATGCCAAGACTGAAATGGATGTTGTTAAGGAGCTTGCCAGTAACGATAAGGCATATCGCTCGCTTACGCTAAGCTGGTTCCGCAATTCGCCGTTACTGGAAATGATACAGCAGGCGCAGCAAATGGATTTCCGCCTTATTATTACTACAGACCACGGTACCATAAATGTAAAGAACCCAAGCAAGGTTATTGGCGACCGCAATACCAGCCTTAACCTGCGCTACAAAACCGGCCGTAGCCTTACTTATGAAGATAAAGATGTATACCATGTAAAAGACCCTAAAGCCATACAGCTGCCTACCATAAATATGAGCAGTTCTTATATCTTTGCCAAGAACGACCTTTTCCTGGCCTACGTAAACAATTATAACCACTATGTAAGCTACTACCGCAATACCTACCAGCACGGCGGTATATCGCTGGAAGAAATGATAATTCCGTTCCTTGTATTTAACCCGAAATAA
- the tsaE gene encoding tRNA (adenosine(37)-N6)-threonylcarbamoyltransferase complex ATPase subunit type 1 TsaE, whose product MEITFSLAEIDDVAKIVLASNLKNIILFHAEMGAGKTTFIKALARQLGVIDMTGSPTFSLVNEYGTEDGRVLYHFDLYRLNSEEEAYDMGIDEYFYSGNLCLIEWPEKTPNLIPLDHTAICLTTLPDGRRNLVIK is encoded by the coding sequence ATGGAAATTACTTTTTCCCTTGCGGAAATAGACGACGTAGCAAAAATAGTATTAGCGTCAAACCTTAAAAACATTATCCTTTTTCATGCCGAAATGGGTGCAGGAAAAACCACTTTTATCAAAGCTCTTGCGCGCCAGCTGGGGGTTATCGACATGACGGGGAGCCCAACCTTTTCGCTCGTTAACGAGTATGGAACAGAAGACGGGCGTGTGCTATACCACTTTGACCTTTATCGCCTTAATAGCGAGGAGGAGGCTTATGACATGGGTATAGATGAATACTTTTATAGTGGCAACCTGTGCCTTATAGAATGGCCGGAGAAAACCCCTAATCTTATACCACTGGACCACACTGCTATATGCCTTACAACATTACCAGACGGCAGGAGAAATCTTGTAATAAAATAG
- the lpxD gene encoding UDP-3-O-(3-hydroxymyristoyl)glucosamine N-acyltransferase: MKFTAEQIAGILDGEIVGNPNAEVYKLAKIEEGIEGAVTFMANPKYQPYIYTTQASITIVNRTFEPENEFTTTLIKVDDAYKSFSTLLEYYNQVKLMKSGIEQPSFVSDNVIYGDNLYLGAFCYVGKNVTIGNNVKIYPNTFVGDNVTIGDNTILFAGVRVYSETVIGSGCTIHSGAIVGSDGFGFAPDENGVYSKIPQIGNVIIEDNVDIGSCTTIDRATMGSTVIKKGVKLDNQIQIAHNVVIGENTVIASQTGVAGSTKIGNNCIIGGQVGIVGHITIGNGVRIQAQSGVGKSIPDGDIIQGSPSMHYNDFSKSYVHFRNLPKIVHELEELKKVSKD; this comes from the coding sequence ATGAAATTTACAGCAGAACAAATAGCAGGTATACTGGATGGCGAAATTGTGGGCAACCCAAACGCTGAAGTATATAAGCTTGCAAAAATAGAGGAGGGGATAGAAGGGGCTGTTACTTTTATGGCTAATCCTAAATACCAGCCTTACATATATACCACACAGGCATCAATAACTATTGTTAATCGCACTTTTGAGCCTGAAAACGAATTTACGACTACACTTATTAAAGTGGATGATGCTTATAAATCGTTCTCTACGCTACTGGAATATTATAACCAGGTTAAGCTTATGAAGAGCGGTATAGAGCAGCCATCTTTTGTGTCAGATAACGTTATTTATGGCGATAACCTTTATCTTGGGGCTTTTTGCTACGTAGGCAAAAATGTTACCATAGGTAATAATGTAAAAATATATCCTAATACTTTTGTAGGCGATAATGTAACCATTGGAGACAATACTATATTATTTGCAGGGGTACGCGTGTATAGCGAAACAGTAATAGGCAGTGGGTGTACTATACACTCTGGTGCTATAGTAGGGTCTGACGGTTTTGGTTTTGCACCGGATGAAAACGGTGTGTACAGCAAAATACCGCAAATAGGCAACGTTATTATAGAAGATAATGTAGACATAGGTTCTTGTACTACTATAGACAGGGCCACAATGGGGTCTACCGTTATTAAAAAAGGCGTAAAGCTGGATAACCAGATACAAATTGCCCATAATGTTGTTATTGGCGAAAATACAGTTATTGCTTCGCAAACCGGTGTGGCAGGTTCTACCAAGATAGGTAATAACTGCATCATAGGCGGACAGGTAGGTATTGTAGGCCACATAACCATAGGCAACGGTGTGCGCATACAGGCGCAAAGCGGTGTGGGTAAAAGTATTCCTGACGGCGATATAATACAGGGTAGCCCTTCAATGCATTATAACGATTTTAGTAAATCGTATGTGCATTTCAGGAACCTTCCAAAAATCGTGCACGAGCTGGAAGAGCTTAAAAAAGTAAGTAAAGACTAA